One bacterium genomic window, ATGGGATCCGGCGCTTCGAGGCCGACCATTTGAATCGATTTGTTCAACGCATGACCCGCGCGCAGCGAACTGGTCATCATATCCAAAGCATCGGGAAATGCGCGCACAAAGGCGCGCAAGCGGAGGCCGCGACGATACAGGATAAATAAAACTGGAATCAAGCCCAGACTGAACATGACGAGGAATCGCAGGAGGAGATTAGCCGAATTCCGGGTGAACAACAGGCCCAGCATCATCAGCAAGGCGATAACCAGCACCAGAGTGCCGACTGTGACAGGGGTGTCGCTCTGTTCCAACCATTGCTTGAGTTTGCGGGTAAAATCCAAGCGGCTGAGAAAACGGTTGAAAAGGGAGATATCGCTCAACCGCTCATCGCGCAGTACCAGGGGGAGCTGTTCCGGATTCAGCCCCATTTCAACGGAATAGGCGGCCAGACGGCGGTTGATCTTGCGCCCGCTGCCTTGGCGGCGCTCATAGACCAGCAGCAGTATGCTCAGTATGATCAAAAGAAAAAAGAGAAAAAAAGCAACGAGCAAAAGGATCATGAGGCTGCTTCCTCCTTTTGCTCAAACTCAAAGTTCGGCTCAAACATTCCATCGGGCAGCTTGATGCCGGAGGTTTCGATGCGTTCGGCAAATTTGGGACGAATGCCGGTGGTATGAAAAGTGCCGATTACTTTGCCGTCTTCGCGGATGCCGAGTTTTTCAAAAACAAAGATATCCTGCAGGGAAACCGTATCGCCCTCCATGCCGACGATCTCGGCGATTTTCTGCACCTTGCGGCTGCCGTCGCTCAACCGGGAAATTTGAATGATGATGTTGATAGCTGAGCTGATCTGTTCGCGCATGGCGCGGTCAGCCAGATTGGCGCCGGCCATGAGCACCATGGTCTCGAGCCGACGCAGCGCGTCGCGAGGGGAATTGGCGTGCAGCGTGGTCAGCGATCCGTCATGGCCGGTGTTCATCGCCTGCAGCATATCCAGCGCCTCAGCGCCGCGCACCTCGCCGACGATGATGCGGTCCGGCCGCATACGCAGGGAATTGCGCACCAGATCGCGCTGCACCACAGCGCCCCTGCCCTCGATGTTCGCCGCCCGCGTCTCCAAACGGACCACATGCCGCTGCTGCAGCTGCAACTCTGCAGCGTCTTCCACAGTAATGATGCGCTCGCTGCCGGGCACATAGCTGGAGAGGATGTTCAATAGGGTGGTCTTGCCCGAACCGGTGCCGCCGGAGATCAGGATGTTCAAGCGCGCTTTGACCGCCGCGGCGAGCAATTCTGCCATGGAGGGCGTCAGGCTCTGCAGCCGCAGCAGGTCGTCCATGGACAGACGTTGCAGTCCGAATTTACGGATGGAAAGAATGGGGCCGTCCACTGCCAGCGGCGGGATGATGGCGTTGACGCGCGAGCCATCCGGCAGACGCGCATCCACCATGGGGCTCGATTCATCGACCCGACGGCCGATCTTGGATACGATGCGCTCGATGATATGCATGAGATGCGCGTCATCGCGGAATTGCGTGCTGGTCAATTCCAATTTTCCGAATCGTTCGACGTAAACCTGAGCAAAGGTGTTGACCAGGATATCTGAAACCGTAGGATCGTGCAGCAGAGGTTCCAGCGGCCCAAGGCCAAAGGTCTCATTGAGGATTTCCTCGCTCAGCCGGTCGCGGTTGATGTCCCAGGCCAGAGACTCTTCGGTCTGCAGCAGATTCTCAACAACCTCCCGCACCTGCACGCGCAGAACCTCGGCGGGAATGGTATCCAGGACCGCCAGATCGAGTTTATCGATCAGGCGGCGGTGTATGCGCTCCTTCAACTCATAATAGGCATGCAAAGTCTGCAAATTCGGATGTAACGCGGCCTGGTCCCGGATCGCAGTCTCAGCGGCCGTCATCTTGCTTTGTTTTCCGTTACCGCCTTTGCTTTCCGTCTTTAGGCGTTGCAGCAGGCTCATCGCCGATCTCCTATTCTCTGCCCCATCGTTTGAATAACCCTCCCTTGCTCTGCTTGGGCATCGGCGCCGCTGCTCCACCCTGCAACAGCTGCAGCAGCTGCGCCACTTGTAAGCTGAAACGAATTTGCGGCTTGGTCATGATCACCGGTTCG contains:
- a CDS encoding type II secretion system F family protein — its product is MILLLVAFFLFFLLIILSILLLVYERRQGSGRKINRRLAAYSVEMGLNPEQLPLVLRDERLSDISLFNRFLSRLDFTRKLKQWLEQSDTPVTVGTLVLVIALLMMLGLLFTRNSANLLLRFLVMFSLGLIPVLFILYRRGLRLRAFVRAFPDALDMMTSSLRAGHALNKSIQMVGLEAPDPIGVEFRKTFEETNLGLPMREALVNLTHRVDSLDLKLFVTAVLLQRETGGNLAEILEKISYTIRERFKLMGQIRTYTAQGRMTMWVLGSMPVVFSLVINALNPDYFAPLLESPTGRKLLLTGAVMQILGFLVIRKIIRIKFQ
- a CDS encoding CpaF family protein, encoding MSLLQRLKTESKGGNGKQSKMTAAETAIRDQAALHPNLQTLHAYYELKERIHRRLIDKLDLAVLDTIPAEVLRVQVREVVENLLQTEESLAWDINRDRLSEEILNETFGLGPLEPLLHDPTVSDILVNTFAQVYVERFGKLELTSTQFRDDAHLMHIIERIVSKIGRRVDESSPMVDARLPDGSRVNAIIPPLAVDGPILSIRKFGLQRLSMDDLLRLQSLTPSMAELLAAAVKARLNILISGGTGSGKTTLLNILSSYVPGSERIITVEDAAELQLQQRHVVRLETRAANIEGRGAVVQRDLVRNSLRMRPDRIIVGEVRGAEALDMLQAMNTGHDGSLTTLHANSPRDALRRLETMVLMAGANLADRAMREQISSAINIIIQISRLSDGSRKVQKIAEIVGMEGDTVSLQDIFVFEKLGIREDGKVIGTFHTTGIRPKFAERIETSGIKLPDGMFEPNFEFEQKEEAAS